Below is a genomic region from Triticum dicoccoides isolate Atlit2015 ecotype Zavitan chromosome 5A, WEW_v2.0, whole genome shotgun sequence.
GGTGAAGTTAGAGGGATGTTAACCCCAAGCTAAATTGCCAATTCGAGAGAGTGATAACTAACCAACGATTTTCCGAATGTAGCCTCAGATCTTTCGCCCATTACTTTCGTGTCAGACTGAATCATGTTTTTCAGTATATCATTGTTGAATATTGATATCCTTGGAATACCATGGTCCATGTTCATCGGTCCAAGGTCGGCATTGTCCAGATAGAAAACCTGAAAAAACAAGTATTAGTTAAACGTACTGAACTATCCGTTCGAAAGAAAAATGTTATGTGGATAGCAATGTTAACCCGTACCTGTAAGAACAATGTACATCCTGTTATGTAGCTTATGTTGCTCCCATTGCTCAACTCATTCTTTATCCTCGTTGCTGCTTGACAAAGTGCATCGAGGACAAATTCTCCCCAGTTCCAACACTGTAAGTCATCGGTGTTTTCTAGTGCGTGCCAATACGCAAAGGTGCCGTAATCGTGCTTGCTAGTAGGTGCAAGTAGATGCCCAACTATGAAGATGATAAAAGCTGTCTTGAACACTTTTATTTCCTCTTGTGACATTGGGTTCCTATACTGCTTCTCTAGTATTTTTTGTGCAGCCTTGAGGCTATGACCATCCTTCTTCTCCATGCCTAAACGCTTCCTAATCAAATAAACTATGCCCTGCTTGCCATCAGAAATCTTTTCTAGGACCCTCCTTCCCGAGCATGGGATGCCGAAAACGTTTTTCACATCTTTAGGGCTCATTTTGTACTGCCTACTTTCATCTATAATTATCATACGTCTAATCTCATCAATTTTGCTCAGTAACCACACTGAAAACTTCAAGTTCAATTTGTTCAGCAAGGGAAATTTCAGTAAACCTTCAAACCCCATTTCGGTAACAATTTTCCTTTtgaaatcatcaaaggaggatatGACCTTGAATACGAGTTTGGTGGAGCACCTGGATGTCGGACAGCTGCCATCGCTGCGTTCAAACTCCTCATCTGACAATTCTGGTATATCCATGATTTGTTCAATACAAGTCCACAATCCTATCAACAAAAATCAGAGATGTATAAGTGTGGTTATTCATTTGTTCTCGAGTTTATTTATAGAGCAAAAACGTATTATTCTGGATACACAGAGTTTATTTATAAAGCAAAAAAAGGTTTTATTCTTAGTACTTTTCGGCCCATAATGTCGGACATTTTCGGCCCATTTCTCCCATAATTTACAAGTGTATACCGTCATGTATATTTTCACTAGCCCAActactcgagcctcttcttcgtcgcccAACTACACTCGTATCCATGTACACAAAACGGAATGAAGAATACTGATAGAACAGCATGAGCTACAGCTAGCTAGAACCGGCAAGAACAGAGAAAGAATAACACCCATAATCTCGGACATTTTCGGCCCATTTCTCCCATAATTTCTAAGTGGATACCGTCATGTATATTTTCATTAGCCCAACTACTCGAGCCTCTTCTCCGTCGCCCAACTAAACTCGTATCCATGTACACAAAACAGAATGAATAATACAGATAGAACATCATGAGCTCCATCTAACTAGAACCGGCAAGAACAGAGAAAGAACAACACCCATAATTTCGGACATTTTTGACCCATTTCTCTCATAATTTCTAAATGGATACCCTCTTGTATATTTTCACTAGCCCAActactcgagcctcttcttcgtcgcccAACTACAGTCGTATCCATGTACACGAAATAGAATGAAGAATACAGATAGAACAGCATGAGCTCGAGCTAACTAGAACCGGCAAGAATAGAGAAAGAACAACATGAGCAAGTTGTTTTAGGTACATACCAAGGTCCGTCGCTGTATTAGACAAGTCCCAGCCTGGCGAGGCAGCACTGTCCCGATGGCCGCAAACGCAAACACACTGTCACACTCCTTTCTTGAGAAGAACTATGTgagagaccttgtgagccttggagTGGATAaatggaaggaggaggaggtctGGGTGAGGAAGATCCTTGCATCGGATACCTTAGCCTACTCAATGCTTCTCTTGGGGAGAGAGTCGTCACGCATATCAATCAAATAAACAAGTAGTGAACAGTTGGTCATGCATGAGGATGGCATTGCCATGCCCGATGCATTCTGACTATTGTATTGCCTAGTGTATAAAAAATTGAGTAGGCCTGCTTAGCAATTCATAGCTCATGACATAGACTAAACAACTCGCGCCATGCATGACCACACCCGCCAACTCCCACCAACAGCTCCCGCCATACATTGTTTAACATACTAACTCTTCCCGCCACGAATTGTTTACTCAACCATGCACAGATCCATAGAAACAGTGTTCAGGGATCAACGTCTCCGAGCATAGGTCCGGCTGGACCATGGTCCTGCCCAACATTTTCGCTTGCCGGGGGTGGAGGTGGAGGCGTCGACTGCGGGGGCGCAGCGGCGCAAGGGGGGAATGAATCGGGAGGGGATCGTGGGGGGACGCGGCTCGTCCGCCGTGAAGAAGGCACGGCAGTTCGAGCGTAATCTCAGCCGTCTTCCGAGTTGATCGCCGTCTGTAGCGACGACCCGCCGTCTTCAGCGATGATCGCCGGCGGCCACGGCGGCGCGCCAGTGATGATCGTCTTCGTCTCACGCAGCTGAGCGCGAGAATACGAGCAGGCGGCTGCTTTTTGGCGCTAGCGAAAAAAAAAGACCAACCCAAGGGCTAACCCTTGTTGGCATTTTTTTATAGAAGAAACTCCACGAGCACCACGCGTCCAAGCCAAAACTTAAACTCGGGTGGGCTGGCAGCAACCTCAACTGCCCAGCCAACGGGTCGACGCCCCATCCTCCCAGCGAAtgaagggaagcagagatttggcgCGCTCCCTGCGTGCGTACGTGGACGGGCTGTTTTGTTGTTCCTCGGATCAGTTTGGTGAGATAAGAACAGTTGAGATTACGCTCCACGGCAGTTCTGCCGTGCCTTCTTCACGGCAGACGGCGGGCTGTCGCGGCCGACGGCATCCGAACACCGCTACCTCCCTCCATTAACCCTCACGCTCTCTATGTTTTTGAAGGTAAAACACAATCCACGATCTTGTTTGCGGTCGACCACAGTCCACCTTCACCCTCATCTTCTTATCTTTCCTACATCACTCTAAAGTCTGTTCAATCGCTGCTGATTTTATGCAATCCACCCAAGTGAGCTTCTGTAGCATGGAGAACCAACAAATCAACGAGGAAAACCAGACCTCTGCTTCAATTGGGTAAGTGAGAAGCATGCCTTTTGGGACATGGCATAGTAATCCGTCTGTGACTCTGTGAGTTGCATGCTTCAGTGCTAAACAAAATTTCTCACCTACGTAtaactttggtcttatatgacttaaCTATTTAccagcgtgtttgtgtgtgtgtgcgttggtgttggctgtgtgcatcataGTTATGCAAAGGCCGGatgtgtgctcattgtgtttgtatcttcTTAATGCTCCATTTTGAATTAATAAAGTCCACCATTTACAGAAAAACTCTGACTATGTGTTGATAAAGAATGAGATGAGCGTTTAGTAGCAGCCAAGGTGGCTTTGTTTTGTACCTCTTGGTTCTCTTTGTGTGTGTTTTCAGGCTTGCTCATAGTCTGAACTTTGGGCTGGCGATCTGCTTGTGGTCGTTAGTTTTGCTCCCTTGCGGTCGAGAGTGACGAGACGTGACAAGTCATCGTGCAGTGCTTAGTGCCGACGGCTGTGGCAGTGCGTCCTCGGACGGCCGCGGCGTCGCCGGACGCTCAACTGTCCTCTGTTTTTCCTTTCTACATCTGTTGCTCGAAAAATACTCAcggagtactccctctgtaaactaatataaaaatatttatatcactattttagtattctaaacgtttttatattagtttacggagggagtagaagggAAGATAGACTTGGCAGCGATTATGGTCCAGATGTTATGTTGTTCGTCGGATCAGCTTGACGAGATAAGAACGGCTGAGATTATGGTCCACGGCAGACGAGTCGCGTCCATCGTGGGGTTGGTTAGGGTTGCAACGCACGCACAATTTTCATTTCATTTCACGGTGGGTGAGGGCGTTTTGACTCTTCAAATTTTCCGCCCAAAATTTTTAAACCTCTTTGGCTTCATTGAAAGACGTGAAAAATTTGTGGTAGATCAAATCAAAAACCCCTCGTATGCAACACCAAAATTATAGCCGCGTTGACGAAGGGCTCGATTCCATATAATTTGGGAAGACCAAAGGCCTATTAACTAGGTGGCATAGTTTTAGTTTTAAAAATGAACCGGGCCGACTGGAAAACCGGGAACCACGCCTTTGTTATTTATGAAATATGAAAATAGTTTATATCCAATATTATGTGTATTCATTTGATGCGATGTCaacaatttgaaaaaaaatcatgttgaACATTCCGTTTTCTTTTGTCACAAATAAATCGATGAACCGGCCAGTATCCGACTAGGGCAAGTCATGCATGCAACGTGAACACCATAGCGAGCATTGCGTGGAACACCCCGGGTGCGTGCACCAGAGAGCACGTGTTTTTTTTTAGAGAGAAGAGAGCACGTGTTTGGTCTCTCACGTAGGTGCGCAAACAGGGAGGACGATAGGGGCAACATGCAATGCCCGCACGCATGATGTTGACTCGGACGTGGCGGCGATTGTCGATTACTTGAACGTCGAGATACGAGATCGGATGTGTGCGTCGGTGCCGGCGGCGTACGGTGTGGATTCGTGGTGCAGTTGATTGAGGTGCACACGCACGTACAGCAGACCTAGGCGTTGTCCGGACAGGTAGGAtacgacatactccctccgtccgcgaataagtgtacttctagcttttgtcttaagtcaaagttttaaaattttgaccaactatATACAAAAGAGTGataacatatatgacatcaaattgatatattatgaaagtacatttcaAAATAGATCTAGTGATATtaatttagtgtcataaatgctagtacttttccctataaagttggtcaaagttttaaaactttgacctaggacaaaagctagaagtacacttattcatggacggagggagtagagggtgtttgttttcagggatttattggtttagggacttaaaaaaatctctataagtctcatctaaactaaacaggagaaacttatagggacttaaagtgagCATTTGAGATTTATGAAATAAGATTCTTAaggagggacttatagttgtaatatgctcTTATAGAGATTTATAAGTCTCGTGAACCAAACAGGTAGGGATTTTTTAGGAATTTGAGATTTATAAATTAGGACTAAAAAAAAGTCCTAAAACTTATGAATCAAACAGGGCCATAGTATgaggccaactccatcgcgcgaTCCCATCttgtccggccccgtccgtttggggtaaaacggacaaaccagacggcccagcgcgcgggcgtAAACGGATTTTTGTCCGTTTTctatccgctttcgacccatccccggcccaagtttgcgccgattttcgggtgaaacggacagcgcgcggacaggtgggacgcgcgcgcttgtcctcccctggcccacCTGTCGGTGGGANNNNNNNNNNNNNNNNNNNNNNNNNNNNNNNNNNNNNNNNNNNNNNNNNNNNNNNNNNNNNNNNNNNNNNNNNNNNNNNNNNNNNNNNNNNNNNNNNNNNNNNNNNNNNNNNNNNNNNNNNNNNNNNNNNNNNNNNNNNNNNNNNNNNNNNNNNNNNNNNNNNNNNNNNNNNNNNNNNNNNNNNNNNNNNNNNNNNNNNNNNNNNNNNNNNNNNNNNNNNNNNNNNNNNNNNNNNNNNNNNNNNNNNNNNNNNNNNNNNNNNNNNNNNNNNNNNNNNNNNNNNNNNNNNNNNNNNNNNNNNNNNNNNNNNNNNNNNNNNNNNNNNNNNNNNNNNNNNNNNNNNNNNNNNNNNNNNNNNNNNNNNNNNNNNNNNNNNNNNNNNNNCTTCCGCCgtcccctccctcctccctccatggccgacgcccagCCAGATTCAGCAGCCTGGCCGTCGACCCGCCTGGAAAGGTggagaagaaggcggccaaggcgCCAAGGAAGTCGCGatcggagtgcacgccggaggagatcgccaagttggacgcggaatcggcgaagaggagaaaaaggaggacggtcgtcaaggtcaatgccgccgcggccaagttcgccgccGAGCGCGATGCGAtggaggccgcgcggcgcaaggccgcGATCGACGAGAAGGAGGACATCGTCAACAAAGCGTACGCCCTCCTCATGCTTGGCATTGGCCGTCCGGCCGGTTTCCCTGCAACGGCCGTCGGcccggcgagcacaggctcgtcggtcaCCCGACCTCCGCACCGCCAGTCGCCGATGTCGCGGACCACGCCCATGTCGCCCGGCTTtcctccgccaaggcacgacggccagacccgtttTCTCGGGGTCGTCGGACGTTGGCGTGATCGCGTCGTCCACACCACACCcctcggccgtcatcgacctcaacgtcacgcctGGGTCCAGCAGCGGTGGTCGTCCGTCCGTCGAGATGCTAAGAAAGCAAGCACGGGCACCATGCTGCCCCCTGCATCTTGTTTGACGGAAAGTCAACACCAACGCCACCagtcgacgaccccttctacaaccagtaCATGGAGGATGTGATCTTCGAGGATGGGCAGGGCCGTGCCTACGACCCCGAGGAGACCCGaagtcaggatggccgcggccAATTCGTCCCCGATGAAGAGACCAACGACCGTGCTGACTACaaccatggtgactcgtggcatgaagatgATGACATCTATTGCGAAagtgatggtgatgaagaagaaggcaatgacgttgatattagtggcaagccattgttcatcgacgagcccacccaaagagcggaagcacaaaagaggAGGAAGAGCATTCGCACAGGTTCATATACccaagatgaggacaagttgatttgccaatgtTGGATGGAGATTAGTCAAGATCCGAAGACCGACGCGCAACAAAAGGGCATCGTTTTTTGGACaagagtccacaaaacattccatgaaaaGAAAGATGTTTGAACCCTACCAAAttacaagcaaccgtggcatcacctcgattcaaaagaggtggctgttcatccaacaagagtgcaacaagtattgccccgcatttgagagcgttgaagcacggcccgtgagtggtctcggcattggggacatggtatgctctcccCATCCTAGTCatttccttgctacggccatgagacttcggccttctatatgtttgcatgttcaatTGTTGTTcatcatgtggtgtaggcatttcaatctttggagccattcaaggcccggcacaatgacaagccattcacttttacgcattgttggacgatcATCAACAATTGCCTTAAGTTCAAGGACCAATACCGTGAACTTCAAAGGAAGAGAGGCATGAAGACGACCAAGTTTGCCGAAGGTGGAGATGGCGAGGCAtgcaagaggccgaggggcaagaccaactccaaggttgacgacatacgtgatgcctcatccatggcattgcatgacactttgcatggcatgatgtctcaaaaaggatgtgagggacgaaaagaagcggcaaagcaaggacgagcaaatgaagcaatacctagaccttcaaaggaagaagcttgagatggaggaggcggcaagAGAAGGaagctcgacatggaggaggcggcccggaaaaggcagctcgacatgaaggaggcggcccggcaaaggcagctcgatatCGAGGCCGACAGGCCAGGCAGAGGCACCTcaacatcgaggccaccaatgccgccaccaaagcgaaggaggtggcccttgcgatcatgagcgtggacttgtccaagatgagcgagaagacgaaagcctggttcgaggccagacagaaggagatgctcgacgctgACGACttgaactaggtcgtccgatcggccGTGGCCATTCTTTtgggaggctggcatgggtgccgcccgaCCGCTGGGCCGGCTGTGTGCCGGTGAGAAAAACTTTTATTTTGGAGGCCAGCTGTGTTACCGGCGAGgacaactattcattttggaggctagctgtgttgccggccgctggctgatgTCGGCGATGGACATGTAGGCCGCTGGCTCTGTTGCCTGCGTGATGAACTGGGGCCATTGCCCTGATGAACTAGGGCTTGGCATTTGAAACCTTTTTTTTAAATAGGCACAGACAGAATGGGGGCAAACGTGgatgcacggccaccgcatcccaggatatGCTCGGACACGACCCTATCTCCCTATCCAAACGGACAGCATCCGGacgaaacggacgtccgtttggggtcgcgcggtggagttagcCTGGGCTCATGGGATTGCTTTTTCAAAACGCAAGCTCGTGGGATTGTTGGAATCCGCGATCCTGTGGCAATGGTTGGATAGGGAAGACTTGAAAAAAGATGTGATCTTTGTTGTTcgactttttttttgagggaatcttTGTTGTTCGACTTGGACGAACATACATACCGGAGTTGAAAGAGACGGGCCCGCTGCATGCGGCCGAGAGATGAGAGTCCAAATTATGGCCAGGGAGATCGAGGATATATAGCTGACTTTGCGTCACCACAAGTTAGAAAAAGATGTGATGTTTGTTCTCCATACTGGAACTGAGGCGGGAAAAAGAAAAGAGCGGAGAGGAGAGAGGCACGCATTCATGCAggtcttggtcttggtcttggaaAAGAAAATCATTTCTTATTCTCTTTGTGAGACTCGTACGTACAGTACTAGGTGTAGGTGACGGTGAGACCGGCCACGGCCGCATCGCAGTAGGCAGCTAGCTACGCGTACGATCGAttccaaaaaggaaaaaaattggGTTGATTCGACGCGTACGTGCACTACCATATTCGGATCGAAATCGAAAGAGAAGAAAACGATTACGTACGTGAGTTGAACGCTTCGACGCGTGCGAAAGAAACCCCCTCTATCTAAAGATCGATCGATCATTCTTATCTTTAGCGAACCGCCAAGCTTGAGCATGCATGCGAGGACCGTCCCGGCCGGATGCTGCCACACCCGCGCGGCCTTCTTCCACGTCGCCGCCGCAATCACAACGCCTCTCGCGCACTCGCGAGATCCATGTCAAAGTAGGCCGTGCcatccatttttctttttcttttttgagcaaaagagggttttTCCTCCGATTTTTATTAAAGAAACCAGCAAGCATCCGACAGGTTATCGTTTATAAACTGATCCTATTACAACCCAGACAAAGTTCAGAGCCAAGACAGACAAAGAAATACTATAACCAAGGGAGGCCACTGTCTTCCATCCATTTA
It encodes:
- the LOC119300100 gene encoding uncharacterized protein LOC119300100 is translated as MGFEGLLKFPLLNKLNLKFSVWLLSKIDEIRRMIIIDESRQYKMSPKDVKNVFGIPCSGRRVLEKISDGKQGIVYLIRKRLGMEKKDGHSLKAAQKILEKQYRNPMSQEEIKVFKTAFIIFIVGHLLAPTSKHDYGTFAYWHALENTDDLQCWNWGEFVLDALCQAATRIKNELSNGSNISYITGCTLFLQVFYLDNADLGPMNMDHGIPRISIFNNDILKNMIQSDTKVMGERSEATFGKSLVSYHSLELAI